In Glandiceps talaboti chromosome 16, keGlaTala1.1, whole genome shotgun sequence, a single window of DNA contains:
- the LOC144447475 gene encoding ATP-dependent RNA helicase DHX58-like, translating to MTHSLGDRIPELDDYTETPEITVLRNLRCKLMHDIVPKNLIPYLKCLSRRDESRIKAEEKNVGDIDGAMMLLDLIVKKENWYEDLLTALKNDEVKQGHLASMLNKELQKYKHEKGLEDETTMTFGDSYSEGGSSALGDLKTPPSTETQSGLITQPVNTVDNVTRGLQRLNVQGEPSSANQHPSTPPPPYSPPGVPPSTGHGEDRQTGINQQSIIVNVYGGGTFQLGDHNALTTGRQASQTNEGQPRQIEDDGDEQRDGATSGKSHDEKQLTDHSAAVIHSETHIIEEDPEELCDDMTYGNYNSGKRLTYKELTPRGYQEELAEPAQRGQNCIICAPTGTGKTYVAIMIAKHHMESSLTEQAKSMSKQTRADPSCKLRKTLFVVNQIHQLNQTYKRLKTFLPLFNIAKRSGVSTAKIKFEDLIQTNDIIITTGGILKNSLEEKKTSLSMFSLIVVDECHHAMKDHPYNMIMVNYLRMKNDHAASASSIRRPQIIGLTASPGTGGKSELEAAKRHILTLCANLDAQRLVTVQDPKNKEELQKVSNNPGKITKMMSPRNPDPFKATVEGIMSDIETKSNLYGRCQDRGTQPYENIVMDERSRAINGKMQDVALCCDHLIVYNTALRMSNDCRMKDGLKIIDDFYNERVRRRQHENTEIELWLYGVYRRKASKLFELSEEEEKYPNPKLVMLKDTLQASEMDDNSDEFKNFRGMIFVKMRNLAKAICEYIGKDSTLKVLKAAVLTGVQGKCEGGQMTQAEQDATIQRFANGDCKLLVATSVAEEGLDIEECHMVINYNHATNEISLRQSSGRARKMESTRHFIGDVDVGLRDKVNVFLDEQMEKAIEEIQNDMSMDDFLNEVGLIQNAVLHKRSEKEEAQKQKKSLNEASSVNLYCKGCVTDNLLCQGSEVYKFKTNHILIDAQIIKSKIEFREHHDIKKREMGMKKIYCKSCKQDWGNTLPHPKCFPVIKIESFIVEYSNGSRKTIKKWIKTDFPVQSITILPKLAFTVTCVENQ from the exons ATGACGCACTCATTGGGTGATCGAATCCCGGAACTCGACGACTACACTGAAACGCCAGAAATAACAGTACTGCGCAATCTACGCTGTAAATTGATGCACGACATTGTGCCGAAAAACCTGATACCGTATTTAAAGTGTCTCTCCCGACGAGATGAAAGTCGTATCAAGGCTGAAGAAAAGAATGTGGGTGACATTGACGGTGCAATGATGTTGCTGGACCTGATCGTTAAGAAGGAAAATTGGTATGAAGACCTGTTGACAGCGCTGAAAAACGATGAGGTCAAACAAGGTCATCTCGCTTCTATGCTAAACAAAG AACTTCAAAAGTACAAGCACGAGAAAGGTCTCGAGGATGAAACAACGATGACATTTGGTGATAGTTATAGTGAGGGAGGTTCAAGTGCATTAGGAGACCTCAAGACACCACCAAGTACAGAAACACAATCTGGTTTAATTACCCAGCCTGTCAACACTGTAGATAATGTTACTAGGG GACTACAAAGACTCAATGTACAAGGAGAACCATCATCAGCAAATCAACATCCATCTACTCCACCACCTCCTTATTCACCTCCAGGTGTACCCCCTTCAACTGGTCATGGTGAAGACAGACAAACGGGGATTAACCAGCAATCGATTATAGTAAATGTCTATGGTGGTGGTACATTTCAACTTGGTGATCACAATGCTTTGACAACTGGGAGACAAGCATCTCAAACAAATGAAGGGCAACCGAGACAAATTG AAGATGATGGAGATGAACAAAGAGATGGAGCTACTTCTGGTAAATCACATGATGAAAAGCAGTTAACAGACCACTCTG CTGCAGTTATTCATTCAGAAACACACATCATTGAGGAAGATCCTGAAGAACTATGTGATGATATGACATACGGAAATTACAACAGTGGCAAAAG ATTAACATATAAAGAGCTGACACCTAGGGGATACCAAGAAGAGTTAGCAGAACCAGCACAGAGAGGACAGAACTGCATTATTTGTGCCCCTACTGGTACTGGTAAAACATATGTAGCAATCATGATTGCTAAACACCACATGGAGTCTTCATTGACAGAGCAAGCCAAAtccatgagtaaacaaacaagaGCAGACCCCTCATGCAAGCTGAGAAAAACCCTGTTTGTTGTTAATCAAATCCATCAACTTAACCAGACCTATAAAAGATTGAAGACATTCCTACCACTCTTCAATATCGCTAAACGTAGTGGTGTATCAACAGCCAAAATAAAGTTTGAAGATCTAATACAAACTAACGACATCATCATAACAACTGGGGGTATCTTGAAAAACAGTCTAGAGGAAAAGAAGACAAGTCTCTCTATGTTTTCCTTGATTGTGGTTGATGAATGTCACCATGCTATGAAGGACCATCCATACAATATGATCATGGTTAACTACTTGCGAATGAAGAACGATCATGCAGCTTCAGCTTCATCTATTCGTCGTCCCCAAATAATTGGATTGACAGCCAGCCCTGGAACTGGTGGCAAGAGTGAACTTGAAGCAGCTAAACGTCATATTCTGACCTTGTGTGCAAACTTAGATGCTCAGCGTCTCGTAACAGTACAAGATCCAAAGAATAAAGAAGAACTTCAGAAGGTGTCTAATAATCCAGGGAAGATCACCAAAATGATGTCACCAAGAAATCCAGATCCTTTCAAAGCAACAGTTGAAGGGATAATGAGTGACATTGAAACCAAGTCCAATCTTTATGGAAGATGCCAAGATCGTGGAACGCAGCCCTATGAGAACATTGTAATGGATGAACGATCCAGAGCAATAAATGGTAAAATGCAAGATGTTGCTCTCTGCTGTGACCATCTCATTGTTTATAACACAG CTCTGCGCATGAGTAATGACTGTAGGATGAAAGATGGCCTCAAGATCATTGATGACTTTTACAATGAAAGAGTAAGACGACGCCAACATGAAAACACGGAAATTGAATTATGGTTATACGGAGTTTACAGAC GGAAAGCAAGCAAACTGTTTGAATTAAGTGAAGAGGAGGAAAAGTATCCAAACCCGAAGCTGGTTATGTTAAAAGATACACTTCAAGCTAGTGAAATGGATGACAACAGTGATGAGTTCAAAAACTTCAGAG GCATGATATTTGTCAAAATGAGAAACCTGGCAAAAGCTATCTGTGAATATATAGGAAAAGATAGTACTCTGAAGGTTTTGAAAGCTGCTGTATTGACTGGTGTACAAGGAAAGTGTGAAGGAGGCCAAATGACACAGGCAGAGCAAGATGCCACCATCCAAAGATTTGCAAATGGTGACTGTAAACTGCTAGTGGCTACTAGTGTTGCTGAAGAAGGGTTAGATATTGAAGAATGTCACATGGTAATCAATTATAACCATGCAACAAATGAGATATCACTGCGGCAGTCGAGCGGGCGTGCACGTAAAATGGAAAGCACTCGTCATTTCATTGGAGATGTCGACGTGGGTTTGCGAGATAAAGTTAATGTCTTTTTAGACGAGCAAATGGAAAAGGCGATTGAAGAAATTCAGAATGATATGTCTATGGATGACTTCCTGAATGAGGTTGGACTTATCCAGAATGCTGTTTTGCATAAACGAAGTGAGAAGGAAGAGGCGCAGAAACAGAAGAAGAGTTTGAATGAAGCGAGTTCTGTAAATTTGTATTGCAAAGGTTGTGTTACTGACAACTTGCTGTGTCAAGGTAGTGAAGTTTATAAGTTCAAAACAAATCATATCCTCATTGATGCACAAATTATTAAGAGTAAAATAGAATTTAGAGAGCATCATGACATAAAGAAACGAGAAATGGGGATGAAAAAAATCTACTGTAAAAGTTGTAAGCAAGATTGGGGAAACACACTTCCACATCCTAAGTGTTTCCCTGTTATCAAGATTGAAAGCTTCATTGTAGAGTACAGTAATGGTTCCaggaaaacaattaaaaaatggaTTAAGACGGATTTTCCAGTCCAATCCATAACTATATTACCAAAACTTGCATTCACTGTCACATGTGTGGAAAACCAGTGA